In Brevibacterium zhoupengii, the following are encoded in one genomic region:
- a CDS encoding CsbD family protein, with product MGFDDKFDNKTEEFSGKAKETVGDMTGDDELKAEGSADQLKGKTKQVGEKVKDLGKDVKDKFSK from the coding sequence ATGGGTTTTGACGACAAGTTCGACAACAAGACTGAAGAATTCTCCGGCAAGGCAAAGGAGACCGTCGGTGACATGACCGGCGACGACGAGCTCAAAGCTGAAGGGTCTGCCGATCAGCTCAAAGGCAAGACCAAGCAGGTTGGCGAGAAGGTCAAGGACCTCGGCAAAGACGTCAAGGACAAGTTCAGCAAGTAA
- a CDS encoding MazG nucleotide pyrophosphohydrolase domain-containing protein encodes MEQAEAAGKNDTSSTDVLRAGTGVGSTGVTPAQTQGVIEAMATLRRRCPWSSRQDHGSLEKFAREETEELIEALEDYRSDASSAHRVAVVEELGDVFYQVLFHSALLDESGSAPYGHTLGLIIDGLEEKLIRRHPLAFGEDSRDDEMPELEDVEREYRRIKTEEKQQKDDNQ; translated from the coding sequence GTGGAGCAGGCAGAGGCAGCGGGCAAGAACGACACCTCAAGCACTGATGTCCTCAGAGCCGGGACCGGGGTCGGCTCCACCGGCGTCACTCCGGCACAGACCCAGGGAGTGATCGAGGCGATGGCGACTCTGCGTCGCCGGTGCCCCTGGTCGAGCCGGCAGGACCATGGAAGTCTCGAGAAGTTTGCACGCGAAGAGACCGAAGAGCTCATCGAAGCGCTCGAAGACTACCGCAGCGACGCCAGTTCTGCCCACAGGGTGGCCGTTGTCGAGGAGCTCGGAGACGTCTTCTACCAGGTCCTCTTCCACTCGGCCCTGCTCGATGAGAGCGGTTCAGCTCCCTATGGCCACACGTTGGGACTCATCATCGACGGCCTCGAAGAGAAGCTCATACGGCGTCACCCCCTGGCTTTCGGGGAGGACAGCCGTGACGACGAGATGCCTGAGCTCGAAGACGTCGAACGCGAGTACCGCCGAATCAAGACCGAAGAGAAGCAGCAGAAAGACGATAATCAGTGA
- a CDS encoding tyrosine-protein phosphatase yields MSLDRIDIEGTFNFRDIGGTPTSAGEMTIATGKVYRADGLAQLTDRSRADLRALGITTVVDLRDVGERSKLPDAVAGLDVNHIELPIFDDHFFPAKQLSREEMKKAAEATGMDLSDRSLSKIYDLMIGHFGTRLAMAVDVVAQSCGEAVVFHCSAGKDRTGVVAAFIQTLLGVGRHEILEEYSITSQHLSGGFLENIVRNFADAGISGNLAETATAAPPELMAKILDSIEGQYGENGVEAYLLEHGMDPESPEKLRRQLLAPVNREESVQG; encoded by the coding sequence GTGAGCTTGGATCGCATCGACATCGAAGGCACATTCAATTTCCGCGACATCGGGGGAACGCCCACCTCGGCGGGCGAGATGACCATCGCCACAGGCAAGGTCTACCGCGCCGACGGACTCGCCCAGCTCACCGACAGGTCGCGTGCCGACCTCAGAGCACTCGGCATCACCACCGTCGTGGATCTGCGTGATGTGGGGGAGCGGTCCAAGCTGCCCGACGCTGTTGCGGGACTCGACGTGAACCACATCGAGCTGCCGATCTTCGATGACCATTTCTTTCCCGCGAAGCAGCTCAGCCGCGAGGAGATGAAGAAAGCCGCCGAGGCGACCGGCATGGACCTCTCAGATCGCTCGCTGAGCAAGATCTATGACCTCATGATCGGCCATTTCGGGACCCGCCTGGCCATGGCCGTCGACGTCGTTGCACAAAGCTGTGGCGAGGCAGTGGTCTTCCACTGCTCTGCCGGCAAAGACCGGACCGGCGTGGTCGCCGCATTCATCCAGACCCTCCTCGGCGTCGGGCGACACGAGATCCTCGAAGAATACTCAATTACCTCGCAGCACCTGTCCGGTGGCTTCCTCGAGAACATCGTCAGAAACTTCGCCGATGCCGGCATCTCCGGCAACCTCGCCGAGACCGCAACAGCGGCACCGCCGGAACTCATGGCCAAAATCCTTGACTCCATCGAGGGTCAGTACGGCGAGAACGGTGTCGAGGCCTATCTGCTCGAGCATGGAATGGACCCGGAGAGTCCGGAGAAGCTGCGCCGACAGCTGCTGGCACCCGTGAACCGCGAAGAATCCGTCCAGGGCTGA
- the eno gene encoding phosphopyruvate hydratase — MAEIVAANAREILDSRGNPTVEVEVLLADESVGRAGVPSGASTGEFEAVELRDGDPERYLGKGVTSAVDAVVDEIHEVIVGLESDDQRLVDQALIELDGTENKSRLGANAILGTSLAVARAAAVSADLPLYRYLGGPNAHVMPVPMMNILNGGSHADSNVDIQEFMIAPIGAASFHEGLQWSVEVYHALKGVLKERGLSTGLGDEGGFAPNLDSNAAALDLILEAIELAGHRPGRDIAVALDVASSEFYSDGAYEFEGEKKSAQDMAAYYEGLLAKYPLVSIEDPLDENDWEGWATLTQSIGSKVQLVGDDLFVTNPERLQRGVDNNTANSLLVKVNQIGTLTETLDAVSLAQTNGYTTMISHRSGETEDTTIADLAVATNAGQIKAGAPARSERVAKYNQLLRIEEQLGDAARYAGRGAFPRFNG; from the coding sequence GTGGCTGAGATTGTTGCCGCAAACGCCCGTGAAATCCTGGATTCCCGGGGAAATCCCACCGTTGAGGTGGAAGTGCTGTTAGCCGACGAATCGGTCGGTCGTGCCGGTGTCCCCTCCGGTGCCTCCACCGGTGAGTTCGAAGCCGTTGAGCTGCGCGACGGAGACCCGGAACGTTACCTGGGCAAAGGCGTCACCAGTGCTGTTGACGCAGTCGTCGACGAAATTCATGAAGTCATCGTCGGTCTGGAAAGCGATGACCAGCGACTGGTCGATCAGGCTCTGATCGAGCTCGACGGCACCGAGAACAAGTCCCGCCTGGGCGCCAACGCAATCCTCGGCACCTCGCTGGCAGTCGCTCGTGCAGCCGCCGTGTCCGCGGATCTGCCGCTCTACCGCTACCTGGGCGGACCGAACGCGCACGTAATGCCCGTTCCGATGATGAACATCCTCAACGGTGGATCGCACGCCGATTCCAACGTCGACATCCAGGAATTCATGATCGCCCCGATCGGTGCGGCCAGTTTCCACGAGGGACTGCAGTGGAGCGTCGAGGTCTACCACGCGCTCAAAGGTGTGCTGAAGGAACGCGGTCTGTCCACCGGGCTCGGCGATGAGGGCGGATTCGCACCGAACCTCGACTCCAATGCCGCGGCGCTCGACCTCATCCTCGAGGCCATCGAGCTCGCCGGACACCGTCCGGGCCGTGACATCGCAGTGGCACTTGATGTGGCCTCCTCAGAGTTCTACTCAGACGGGGCCTACGAGTTCGAGGGCGAGAAGAAGTCGGCTCAGGACATGGCGGCCTACTATGAGGGTCTGCTGGCCAAGTACCCCCTCGTGTCCATCGAGGACCCACTGGACGAGAACGACTGGGAAGGCTGGGCCACGCTGACCCAGTCCATCGGCTCAAAGGTTCAGCTCGTCGGCGACGACCTGTTCGTGACGAACCCCGAGCGGCTCCAGCGCGGTGTCGATAACAACACCGCGAACTCCCTGCTCGTGAAGGTCAACCAGATCGGCACCCTGACAGAGACCCTCGACGCAGTGTCGCTGGCACAGACCAACGGCTACACGACGATGATCTCCCACCGCTCGGGCGAAACCGAGGACACGACGATCGCCGACCTGGCCGTGGCCACGAACGCCGGCCAGATCAAGGCAGGCGCTCCGGCCCGGTCCGAGCGTGTGGCCAAGTACAACCAGCTGCTGCGCATCGAAGAGCAGCTCGGCGACGCGGCCCGCTACGCCGGCCGAGGAGCGTTCCCGCGCTTCAACGGCTGA
- a CDS encoding DUF559 domain-containing protein, translating into MEGHRRLWASIVEGTHSEFTEHGDFRDQIEELDAAVMARCEVRFQKQNQEARQVEPDTAEGSNTAVRTSPGSPPAEVFSHISAALIHGLPIAYPVTHQVEVVRPGINRRFKSIHVRGVTIPKHHRQRVRGTEVTTLERTLIDVARTYNPDISVSMLDDALHRGLTTREKILATLAQCFETRNTKKVHLALELTDARRESPAESIAAVRFFQHGFVGFVPQVEFGAPSLRRKFRVDFCHKAARLIIEIDGLGKLYLGSGVPRDELERERRREQWLRDQGWRVIRVTWKELFTEAKFEEIRRALMNTR; encoded by the coding sequence GTGGAAGGACATCGGCGGCTGTGGGCCAGCATCGTTGAAGGAACTCATTCGGAGTTCACCGAGCACGGAGACTTCCGCGACCAGATCGAAGAGCTCGACGCCGCAGTCATGGCGAGATGCGAAGTCAGATTCCAGAAGCAGAATCAGGAGGCGCGGCAGGTAGAACCCGACACCGCAGAAGGGTCCAATACAGCAGTCCGAACGTCGCCGGGATCGCCACCGGCTGAGGTGTTCTCCCATATCTCAGCTGCCCTCATCCACGGCTTGCCTATTGCCTATCCCGTGACTCACCAGGTGGAGGTGGTGCGCCCCGGGATCAACCGCAGGTTCAAGAGCATCCATGTCAGGGGCGTGACGATCCCGAAGCATCACCGGCAAAGAGTTCGCGGCACCGAGGTGACGACGCTCGAACGAACGCTCATTGATGTGGCTCGCACGTACAACCCCGACATCTCTGTGTCGATGCTCGACGATGCTCTACACCGCGGACTGACGACGAGGGAGAAGATCCTCGCGACGCTGGCGCAATGCTTCGAGACCAGGAACACGAAGAAGGTTCATCTCGCCCTCGAACTGACCGATGCCCGTCGCGAGTCCCCCGCCGAGTCGATCGCCGCGGTGAGGTTCTTTCAGCACGGATTCGTCGGTTTCGTCCCCCAAGTTGAGTTCGGCGCACCCTCGCTGCGAAGAAAGTTTCGCGTCGACTTCTGCCACAAGGCGGCTCGGCTGATCATTGAGATCGATGGACTTGGAAAGCTGTATCTCGGCTCAGGAGTGCCACGAGACGAACTCGAACGCGAACGGCGCAGAGAACAATGGCTGCGCGATCAGGGCTGGCGGGTCATCAGAGTCACGTGGAAAGAGCTCTTCACAGAGGCGAAGTTCGAAGAGATCAGGCGAGCCCTCATGAACACGAGGTGA
- a CDS encoding FtsB family cell division protein — protein sequence MVPSKPRNSAPKSAPGRAAPRRRPTPVVEAQPTEGTRKRKLSWQTGVFLLVIAIVLVTFLPSINSALKQAQQIAALNSEIESTKSEVQGLEEKNENLKDPAYIKRKARKDQYYVEEGKNAVIVTNQEAIDGDDSDAERPQRKQAWYLELLESIQEVGNTVEKG from the coding sequence ATGGTTCCGAGCAAACCTAGAAACAGCGCCCCCAAATCGGCTCCGGGCCGAGCCGCTCCCCGTCGACGCCCCACGCCGGTCGTCGAGGCTCAGCCCACCGAAGGCACTCGCAAACGGAAACTGTCCTGGCAGACAGGCGTCTTCCTCCTCGTCATCGCCATCGTGCTCGTCACTTTTCTCCCCTCGATCAACTCCGCACTCAAGCAGGCACAGCAGATCGCGGCACTCAACAGCGAGATCGAATCGACGAAGTCCGAGGTCCAGGGGCTGGAAGAGAAGAACGAGAATCTCAAGGACCCTGCGTACATCAAACGCAAGGCCCGCAAGGACCAGTACTACGTGGAAGAGGGCAAGAACGCGGTCATCGTCACCAACCAGGAGGCAATCGACGGTGACGATTCGGATGCTGAACGTCCGCAGCGCAAGCAAGCCTGGTACCTTGAGTTGCTGGAGTCGATTCAAGAGGTCGGCAATACCGTGGAGAAGGGCTGA
- a CDS encoding DUF501 domain-containing protein, protein MITECTEADFAILKEQLGRIPRGVVGIAARSTSGEPLVVATAPRLEDGTPFPTTFYLTHPAFVAECSRLEASGIMTEWSAELAEDEELAAAYAKAHAAYLAARSEIGKSAGIAEVEEIKDYTAGGMPTRVKCLHALVGHSLAAGAGVNPIGDRAISFMTDVPTPAGAEGASTEASE, encoded by the coding sequence ATGATCACAGAGTGCACCGAGGCGGACTTCGCCATCCTGAAGGAACAGCTCGGGCGGATTCCGCGCGGTGTCGTCGGGATCGCCGCCCGCAGCACATCGGGTGAACCGCTGGTCGTCGCGACCGCTCCTCGGCTCGAGGATGGCACACCGTTCCCCACCACCTTCTACCTCACGCACCCTGCCTTCGTCGCTGAATGCTCACGCCTCGAAGCATCGGGAATCATGACCGAATGGAGTGCCGAGCTCGCCGAAGACGAGGAGCTCGCGGCCGCCTACGCCAAGGCCCACGCTGCGTACCTCGCGGCTCGGTCGGAGATCGGAAAGTCTGCCGGAATCGCCGAGGTGGAAGAGATCAAGGACTACACCGCCGGTGGCATGCCCACCCGAGTGAAATGCCTGCATGCTCTCGTCGGACATTCCCTGGCCGCTGGGGCAGGAGTCAACCCGATCGGTGACCGCGCCATCTCCTTCATGACCGACGTCCCCACCCCGGCGGGCGCAGAGGGCGCCTCGACCGAGGCAAGCGAATAG
- a CDS encoding Ppx/GppA phosphatase family protein, which produces MRVAAFDCGTNSLRLLIADVDEQGQMTELRRETRIVRLGQGVDATGEFAPEALERTFAAAREFAEVAAEYSPEKLRFVATSASRDVKNRDEFSAGIFGILGVVPDVITGDEEAHLSFLGATVGRSADSGPFLVMDLGGGSTELVLGTKSVTSAVSMDIGSVRLTERHMSVDIPDQAQIQAAIDDIDANLDKAAEIVDLAAPRTMIGVAGTVTTLTAGILDLESYQRDRIHGTHLRVADIDAEANELLSMGREARAALPYMHPGRVDVIAAGGLLFARIAACIDSAVKSAGGELDIMVSETDILDGTALDLARTQS; this is translated from the coding sequence ATGCGCGTAGCCGCCTTCGACTGTGGGACCAATTCCCTGCGTCTGCTCATCGCCGATGTCGACGAGCAGGGCCAGATGACCGAACTGCGTCGCGAAACTCGGATCGTGCGACTGGGCCAGGGAGTCGACGCAACGGGTGAGTTCGCCCCCGAAGCCCTCGAACGCACCTTTGCCGCGGCCCGAGAGTTCGCCGAGGTGGCCGCCGAGTACTCACCGGAGAAGCTGAGATTCGTCGCCACCTCCGCCAGCCGTGACGTGAAGAACCGTGATGAATTCTCCGCCGGAATCTTCGGCATCCTCGGCGTCGTGCCCGACGTCATCACAGGTGATGAAGAGGCCCATCTGTCATTCCTCGGCGCTACCGTCGGACGTTCTGCCGACAGCGGCCCGTTCCTCGTCATGGACCTCGGCGGCGGCTCAACCGAACTGGTCCTCGGCACCAAAAGCGTCACCTCGGCGGTGAGCATGGACATCGGATCCGTGCGCCTGACCGAACGCCACATGTCTGTCGACATCCCCGACCAGGCGCAGATCCAGGCGGCCATCGACGACATCGACGCCAACCTGGACAAGGCGGCAGAGATCGTCGACCTCGCTGCGCCGCGGACGATGATCGGAGTCGCAGGCACCGTCACCACACTGACCGCGGGAATACTTGACCTCGAGAGCTATCAGCGAGATCGCATCCACGGCACCCATCTGCGCGTGGCAGACATCGACGCTGAGGCGAACGAACTCTTGAGCATGGGGCGTGAAGCTCGTGCCGCACTGCCGTACATGCACCCCGGGCGCGTCGACGTCATCGCGGCCGGGGGACTCCTGTTCGCCCGCATCGCGGCCTGCATCGACTCTGCAGTCAAGAGCGCGGGAGGCGAACTCGACATCATGGTCTCGGAGACGGATATCCTCGACGGCACCGCGCTCGACCTCGCGCGCACGCAGTCGTGA
- a CDS encoding S8 family peptidase, whose product MKPFVAGERTAPKHPRVGKRSAKLALVGSLVLGLVMGTTQPALAAPEPGPGQWYIKKYGIDDMWKKSTGKGVKVAVIDSGVNTKHEDLKGVVSRSKDFSGLDKDGKTPIGGKTTIHHGTAVAGVIAGQGKGAGPTGVAPDVDILSASMWLGPERPKESGSTREQADKAIRWAVDSGAKVINMSLGWDDPAWPSSWDESFAYAYEKDVVVVACVGNASQGATQAWSPSTVPGVIGVGGLDKKNRVLSESTAPGTAVDLMGPAEDIPIPYYSGGYAEGQGCSFASPIVSGVAALIRAENPDLSADEVTAKLSSTAKPVPGHKGQSKKDKPDPIVGWGRIDPKAAMKSDVPKSVPSAADDLADWVTMHRRSSSDPSETENAVPAEDNNPKAVAPKDVVSSQSTPKLGFSVLAAGGLIAVILFVLSAVVFIRRRR is encoded by the coding sequence GTGAAGCCCTTTGTTGCGGGGGAACGGACAGCTCCCAAACATCCACGCGTTGGGAAGCGCTCTGCGAAACTCGCTCTCGTCGGATCCCTGGTGCTGGGGCTGGTCATGGGCACGACCCAGCCGGCTCTCGCTGCGCCCGAGCCCGGACCCGGGCAGTGGTACATCAAGAAGTACGGCATCGATGACATGTGGAAGAAGTCCACGGGCAAAGGTGTGAAGGTCGCCGTCATCGATTCCGGCGTCAACACCAAACATGAAGACCTCAAGGGCGTGGTCAGCAGGTCCAAGGACTTCAGCGGACTCGACAAAGACGGCAAGACCCCCATCGGCGGCAAGACCACCATCCATCACGGCACCGCTGTCGCCGGCGTCATTGCCGGCCAGGGCAAGGGCGCAGGACCGACGGGAGTCGCCCCCGATGTCGATATTCTCTCGGCCTCGATGTGGCTGGGACCCGAGCGGCCGAAGGAATCCGGCTCGACTCGTGAACAGGCCGACAAGGCGATCAGATGGGCCGTGGATTCCGGAGCCAAGGTCATCAACATGTCGCTGGGCTGGGACGATCCGGCCTGGCCCTCGAGCTGGGATGAATCCTTCGCCTACGCCTATGAGAAGGACGTCGTTGTCGTCGCCTGTGTCGGCAACGCCTCACAGGGAGCCACGCAGGCGTGGTCACCGTCGACAGTGCCCGGTGTCATCGGGGTCGGTGGGCTGGACAAGAAGAACCGCGTTCTGTCAGAGTCCACGGCGCCCGGAACAGCCGTTGATCTCATGGGACCAGCGGAAGACATCCCGATCCCGTATTACTCTGGCGGCTATGCCGAGGGGCAGGGCTGTTCCTTTGCCTCACCCATCGTCTCCGGAGTGGCCGCACTGATCCGGGCCGAGAACCCCGACCTCAGTGCCGACGAAGTCACCGCCAAGCTGAGCTCGACGGCCAAGCCGGTCCCCGGGCATAAAGGGCAGAGCAAGAAGGACAAGCCGGATCCGATCGTCGGCTGGGGCCGGATTGATCCGAAGGCCGCGATGAAGTCAGACGTTCCGAAGTCGGTGCCCAGTGCGGCCGATGATCTCGCTGACTGGGTGACAATGCACCGACGTTCGTCGTCTGACCCGTCCGAGACTGAAAACGCAGTCCCGGCTGAGGACAACAACCCAAAGGCAGTCGCGCCCAAAGACGTCGTCTCATCACAGTCGACACCCAAGCTGGGCTTCTCGGTTCTGGCTGCCGGCGGCCTCATCGCGGTGATCCTCTTCGTGCTCTCCGCAGTGGTTTTCATCCGCCGCAGACGGTGA
- a CDS encoding NAD(P)/FAD-dependent oxidoreductase — MALIRNSKLRPRILVVGGGYLGLVTAQNLLKNLGRGEATVTVVDPNPYMTYLPFLPEVAAGSIEPRHAVVPLRRNLSGAEVITAKVTSINHGDKFVTVEPENDEAFELDYDHIIMAAGSVARALPIPGLKENAIALKRIEEAVALRDHLLSRLADASLMEDDDERRKALTFVFVGGGFAGIELLTELEDVVRSAVAQYETLTEADVRFVLVEALDRVMPEVGEAQARWVVEHMRERGIDVYLETFLQDCTDKHIKLSSGEEFDADTIVWSAGVKANPILVDSDLPLDERGRVTVRADLRVEGDNGVVEGAWAAGDNAAVPDLSGGGVGGYCVPNAQHAVRQAPVLAANVLAALRGETEFKQYFHKTIGTVAGLGLYKGVSQMGDFEARGLLAWLMHRAYHGYAIPTVDRKVKVFGNWILNAIVGRDAMPLADLDVPRKNFVEAANSKPAPKKETAKA, encoded by the coding sequence ATGGCACTCATCAGAAACTCAAAATTGCGTCCTCGAATCCTCGTTGTTGGTGGCGGCTACCTTGGTCTCGTTACCGCTCAGAATCTGTTGAAGAACCTCGGTCGTGGCGAAGCCACAGTGACCGTGGTCGATCCCAACCCGTACATGACCTACCTGCCTTTCCTCCCCGAGGTGGCGGCCGGGTCCATCGAACCGCGCCACGCTGTCGTGCCGCTGCGCCGCAACCTCTCCGGTGCTGAAGTCATCACCGCGAAGGTCACCTCGATCAACCACGGTGACAAGTTCGTCACTGTCGAGCCGGAGAACGACGAAGCGTTCGAGCTCGACTACGACCACATCATCATGGCCGCCGGTTCGGTGGCGCGTGCTCTGCCGATCCCCGGCCTCAAGGAGAACGCCATCGCGCTCAAGCGCATCGAGGAAGCCGTCGCACTGCGCGATCACCTCCTCAGCCGCTTGGCCGATGCCTCGCTGATGGAAGACGATGACGAGCGTCGCAAGGCGCTGACCTTCGTCTTCGTCGGCGGCGGTTTCGCAGGCATCGAACTCCTCACCGAACTCGAAGATGTCGTTCGCTCCGCAGTGGCTCAGTACGAGACGCTGACCGAAGCCGATGTCCGCTTCGTCCTCGTCGAGGCACTCGATCGTGTCATGCCCGAGGTCGGCGAAGCTCAGGCTCGCTGGGTCGTCGAGCACATGCGCGAACGCGGCATCGACGTGTACCTCGAGACCTTCCTCCAGGACTGCACCGACAAGCACATCAAGCTCTCCAGCGGCGAAGAATTCGACGCCGACACCATCGTCTGGTCGGCAGGCGTCAAGGCCAACCCGATCCTCGTTGACTCGGACCTGCCTCTCGATGAGCGCGGTCGTGTGACCGTGCGCGCCGATCTGCGCGTCGAGGGCGACAACGGTGTGGTCGAAGGCGCTTGGGCTGCCGGCGACAACGCTGCCGTGCCTGACCTCTCCGGTGGCGGCGTGGGCGGCTACTGCGTGCCCAACGCTCAGCACGCCGTGCGCCAGGCACCAGTGCTGGCTGCCAACGTTCTTGCCGCACTGCGCGGAGAGACCGAGTTCAAGCAGTACTTCCACAAGACCATCGGCACCGTTGCAGGTCTCGGCCTGTACAAGGGCGTTTCGCAGATGGGCGACTTCGAAGCCCGCGGACTCCTCGCTTGGCTGATGCACCGCGCCTACCACGGCTACGCGATCCCGACTGTGGACCGCAAGGTCAAGGTCTTCGGCAACTGGATCCTCAATGCCATCGTCGGCCGCGACGCCATGCCGCTGGCTGATCTCGATGTTCCTCGCAAGAACTTCGTCGAGGCAGCCAACTCGAAGCCGGCACCGAAGAAGGAAACTGCCAAGGCCTGA
- a CDS encoding NAD(P)-dependent oxidoreductase, with translation MKIALFGASGMIGSRVTAEAAERGLEVTAITRTGTEVPGAAANLRGDMGDAEFDRQIVADHDIIVSTTGPSRTGAPHEEWLNALETLAQASGDKRVFVVGGAGSLFVGDTMLKDTEGFPEAYKAESETGTKALELMRAGSYSPWTLISPAPEIDPGERTGTYKTELETPAGDSISAEDFAVAMVDEIVNAKHIDARFTVAN, from the coding sequence ATGAAGATCGCACTCTTCGGCGCTTCAGGAATGATCGGATCCCGCGTCACCGCAGAAGCCGCCGAGCGCGGCCTCGAGGTCACGGCCATCACTCGAACTGGTACTGAGGTTCCGGGAGCCGCAGCAAACCTCCGAGGCGATATGGGAGACGCCGAGTTCGACCGACAGATCGTCGCCGACCATGACATCATCGTCTCGACAACCGGACCCAGCCGTACCGGCGCACCACACGAAGAGTGGCTGAATGCCCTGGAGACACTGGCTCAGGCCAGCGGAGACAAGCGTGTCTTCGTCGTCGGTGGTGCAGGATCGCTTTTCGTCGGTGACACCATGCTCAAAGATACCGAAGGCTTCCCAGAGGCCTATAAGGCCGAGTCGGAGACCGGCACGAAGGCACTCGAGCTCATGCGTGCCGGCAGCTACTCCCCCTGGACGCTGATCTCCCCCGCCCCGGAGATCGACCCCGGTGAGCGCACGGGTACTTACAAGACCGAACTAGAGACGCCTGCCGGAGATTCCATCTCCGCGGAGGACTTTGCTGTGGCCATGGTCGATGAGATCGTCAACGCGAAGCACATCGACGCTCGCTTCACCGTCGCGAACTGA
- a CDS encoding winged helix-turn-helix transcriptional regulator, with protein sequence MRLSSSWEGDAFDPECPTRIVLDRVGDKWTVLIIGTLDEGPKRFSEIRMAIGGITPKVLTSTLRALVADGLVTREVFAEVPPRVEYELTDLGRSLLGPVEALRRWAEINVAAIVDSRDRADA encoded by the coding sequence ATGAGATTGAGCAGTTCCTGGGAGGGCGATGCCTTCGATCCCGAATGTCCGACCAGAATCGTCCTCGATCGGGTCGGTGATAAGTGGACGGTCCTCATCATCGGGACTCTCGACGAAGGCCCGAAGCGCTTCAGTGAGATTCGTATGGCGATCGGCGGAATCACGCCGAAGGTCCTCACCTCGACCCTGCGGGCTCTGGTGGCAGACGGGCTGGTGACCCGCGAAGTCTTCGCCGAGGTTCCTCCTCGCGTGGAGTATGAGCTGACCGACCTTGGCCGCTCGCTCCTAGGGCCCGTTGAGGCTCTGCGCAGGTGGGCTGAGATCAATGTCGCGGCGATCGTCGACAGCAGGGACCGGGCGGACGCCTAA
- a CDS encoding glutamate ABC transporter substrate-binding protein, which yields MRKLNWVIVATVLGLSLSGCGQGGTPSNPGDGEERPTYEVRDDVDLAGSPTWKGAQEQNSITIGVYHDQPGIGNLTAGAERPEGFDVEIATLVAGQLGFAPEDIEWVETVTANRETFLQQGNVDLIVAGYTINDERKKIIDFAGPYYTTGQDLMVSSDSDISGPDDLDGKTVCATVGGVPGQRMEEDHPEAELVTYDTVSKCVTDLQSGSVDAVTTDDAILRGYAAQSADELKVVGKPFSEDQYGIGLPKGDDELRGAVNDAVESAVENGSWTEAFEHTLGDSEGVKLPSVDRY from the coding sequence ATGCGTAAGTTGAACTGGGTCATCGTTGCCACGGTTCTCGGTCTTAGCCTGAGTGGATGTGGGCAGGGAGGTACTCCCTCCAACCCGGGTGATGGCGAAGAACGGCCCACGTACGAGGTGAGAGATGATGTTGACCTGGCCGGGTCACCGACCTGGAAGGGTGCCCAGGAACAGAACTCCATCACGATCGGGGTCTATCACGATCAGCCAGGTATCGGGAACCTCACCGCGGGGGCCGAACGGCCAGAAGGCTTCGACGTTGAGATCGCGACTCTTGTGGCCGGGCAACTCGGCTTCGCACCTGAGGACATCGAATGGGTTGAAACCGTGACCGCTAATCGTGAGACCTTTTTGCAACAGGGCAACGTCGACCTCATAGTGGCCGGATATACCATCAACGATGAACGCAAGAAGATCATAGATTTTGCCGGTCCCTACTACACGACCGGGCAGGATCTCATGGTGAGTTCCGACTCGGACATCTCTGGCCCTGACGATCTTGATGGTAAGACGGTCTGCGCAACGGTCGGGGGAGTGCCAGGTCAGCGGATGGAGGAGGACCATCCGGAAGCAGAGCTCGTCACCTATGACACAGTGTCAAAATGCGTGACCGATCTGCAGTCCGGCTCCGTTGACGCGGTCACCACGGATGATGCGATTCTCCGAGGCTATGCGGCACAAAGTGCAGATGAGCTGAAGGTAGTTGGCAAGCCCTTCTCCGAGGACCAGTACGGGATCGGACTGCCGAAAGGTGATGATGAACTTCGCGGCGCCGTCAATGACGCAGTTGAGTCGGCTGTTGAGAATGGAAGCTGGACTGAAGCCTTCGAGCATACGCTGGGGGATTCGGAAGGTGTGAAGCTGCCAAGCGTCGATCGGTATTAG